A window of the Fulvia fulva chromosome 11, complete sequence genome harbors these coding sequences:
- a CDS encoding Alpha-ketoglutarate-dependent dioxygenase oryG, protein MAPGILSDQLPSHDSPFKSKTSHREPLKQTGALDSFEYEDTTPAIGREFQGVDIVDDLINASNADELLRDLAVTISERGVVFFRAQDNLTNDLQKHFVHRLGQLSGKPSDSTLHIHPVFNNTSEFGVGDHEISQISSEHRKQLFKHELQANKRRYDAAQWHSDIQFEPVPADYTSLRLTKLPKTGGDTLWASGYDIYDRFSPAYQKFLDGLTATFTGDGFLKAAAADPEKPRGSAQNVGGELSSVHPVVRTNPVTGWKSVYALGPFPKRINELHQNESEELLAKFKRSIHENHDLTVRFKWRNENDIAIWDNRSAFHTATFDYDGLGERFGNRAVGIGEAPYLDPNSSSRAVAWGRE, encoded by the exons ATGGCACCCGGCATTCTTTCTGACCAACTCCCCAGCCATGACTCCCCATTCAAGAGCAAGACTTCTCATAGAGAGCCATTGAAGCAGACTGGCGCTCTGGACAGCTTCGAGTATGAAGACACAACGCCAGCCATTGGCCGCGAATTTCAGGGCGTCGACATCGTGGACGACTTGATCAATGCTAGCAATGCTGATGAACTGCTCCGCGATCTTGCAGTCACCA TCTCCGAGCGCGGCGTCGTCTTCTTCCGCGCCCAAGACAACCTGACCAACGACCTCCAAAAACACTTCGTCCATCGTCTCGGCCAGCTTAGCGGTAAACCCTCCGATTCTACCCTCCACATCCACCCCGTCTTCAACAACACCTCCGAATTCGGCGTTGGCGATCACGAAATTTCCCAGATCAGCTCCGAGCACAGGAAGCAACTCTTCAAGCACGAGCTTCAGGCCAACAAGCGCCGCTACGATGCAGCCCAATGGCACTCTGACATTCAATTTGAGCCTGTCCCAGCTGATTACACTTCTCTCCGCTTGACCAAGCTTCCCAAGACTGGCGGCGATACTCTCTGGGCTAGCGGGTACGATATCTACGACCGCTTCTCGCCAGCCTATCAGAAGTTCCTGGACGGGTTAACGGCAACGTTCACGGGTGATGGCTTCCTGAAAGCTGCTGCGGCGGATCCTGAGAAA CCACGCGGCAGTGCCCAGAATGTCGGCGGTGAGCTTTCATCAGTGCATCCAGTGGTCAGGACGAACCCCGTGACGGGGTGGAAGAGTGTCTACGCCTTGGGACCCTTCCCGAAGAGGATCAATGAGTTGCATCAGAATGAGAGTGAGGAGTTGTTGGCCAAGTTCAAGAGGAGTATCCATGAGAATCATGATCTTACTGTGAGGTTTAAGTGGAGGAATGAGAATGATATTG CAATCTGGGATAACAGAAGTGCCTTTCATACGGCGACCTTTGACTACGATGGGCTGGGTGAGAGGTTTGGGAACCGTGCTGTCGGTATCGGTGAGGCGCCGTATCTGGACCCGAACTCCAGCTCAAGGGCTGTGGCTTGGGGAAGGGAGTAG
- a CDS encoding Sec14 cytosolic factor, with the protein MADHQNPHMELDPKYDHYDFPTTAPTAQPGHPGHTTKEQDAAVFQLRTILEQGGYTKNLDTLTLLRFLRARKFNVELAKSMFVDCEKWRNEFGGGVDELVKNFDYKEKAQIMAYYPQYYHKTDKDGRPVYIEQFGKIDLEKMRAITTDERMLENLVVEYEKMADPRLPACSRKAGHLLETCCTIMDFKGVGLGKAGQVYGYIQKASAISQNYYPERLGKMYLINTPWGFSSIFAIVKRFLDPVTVAKIHVLGSSYQKEVLGQVPVENLPTEFGGKCSCPGGCALSDEGPCKCASRGQDPQWAKPRKDNTIPATESHVGEGQPANGVATAPDGQQQPVGEAVPASQ; encoded by the exons ATGGCAGACCACCAGAATCCGCACATGGAGCTCGACCCCAAATATGACCACTACGACTTCCCTACCACCGCACCCACAGCGCAGCCAGGCCACCCAGGGCACACCACCAAGGAGCAAGATGCTGCTGTATTTCAGTTGCGGACCATCCTTGAGCAGGGCGGCTACACGAAGAACTTGGATACCCTGACGCTGCTGCGATTCCTGAGAGCTCGCAAGTTCAACGTAGAGCTTGCAAAGAGCAT GTTTGTCGACTGTGAAAAATGGCGGAATGAGTTTGGAGGCGGTGTGGACGAGCTCGTAAAGAACTTCGACTACAAGGAGAAGGCACAGATCATGGCATACTACCCTCAATACTACCACAAGACCGACAAGGATGGCCGACCCGTGTACATCGAGCAATTCGGTAAGATCGACCTGGAGAAGATGCGAGCCATCACCACGGACGAGCGCATGCTGGAGAACTTGGTCGTTGAGTACGAGAAGATGGCCGACCCGCGCCTACCCGCATGCTCACGCAAGGCTGGCCACCTCCTCGAGACTTGCTGCACAATCATGGACTTCAAGGGCGTTGGCTTGGGCAAGGCAGGACAAGTGTATGGGTACATCCAGAAGGCCTCGGCAATCAGCCAGAACTACTACCCGGAGCGACTCGGCAAGATGTACCTGATCAACACGCCATGGGGCTTCAGCAGCATATTCGCGATCGTCAAGAGGTTCTTGGACCCAGTCACGGTTGCAAAGATTCACGTCTTGGGCAGCAGCTACCAGAAGGAGGTGTTGGGACAGGTGCCGGTGGAGAACTTGCCTACGGAGTTCGGCGGAAAGTGCTCATGCCCAGGTGGATGCGCTTTGAGCGATGAGGGTCCATGTAAGTGCGCTTCCCGTG GGCAAGATCCACAGTGGGCCAAGCCACGCAAGGACAACACCATCCCAGCGACCGAGAGCCACGTCGGAGAAGGCCAGCCAGCGAACGGCGTGGCGACTGCACCAGACGGCCAGCAACAGCCAGTCGGAGAGGCAGTGCCAGCGTCACAGTAG